In Entelurus aequoreus isolate RoL-2023_Sb linkage group LG12, RoL_Eaeq_v1.1, whole genome shotgun sequence, the DNA window TCCCCCCCTGCAGGGTCTTGCCGCTTCCTCGCCACCTGCCTCTCCTCCTTCCTGCCTCGCGCTCGCTCGTGCCAAGCCCAGGTGATTAtccacccccccacaccccccattATCCGTTACctccccccaccaccaccccttCCCTCTCTCCTGCTACTGACAGACCGACAAATCCCTCCTGGTGctaccccccgcccccgcccccccaTCTCCTTCCCCGCCAGCCATGATCCGTGGCAGGCTAATTCCCAGacggtcctcctcttcctcttttccttcttcctcctctcctcctcctcctcctcctcctcctggcgGGCCTGGTAAGTCAGAGCATCTTTTTTCTCCTCCGCCGCATGCCGCCTTCACGCTTTTTAGCCTCCTTTCTCCTCCTGCTGCGCCTGCGGGAGGAGGCGGGGGGATGGGAGGGGGGGCGTTAATGTGCCGCCTGGGAGTGTTGCTGGCCGCCGTGACCTTCGCACACGCTGACCAGACACGTTAATTAGTCACGCCTCCAGGGAGGGTGCACATTTTATttcctgccacacacacacacacacgcacacacacacacacacacacacgcacacacacacacatgcacacacacacacacacacacacacacacacgcacacgcacacacacgcacacacacacacacacgcatgcacacacacacacacgcacgcacacacaaggaACAGCGATTTGCAGTAAGGTCAGAGGTCATGTGGACAGGAAGTGTGACATCACagcgtgtgtgtttgtgcttgGAGCCGcagggaagtaaacaaacatgtcGGGGATGACGAGCGGCGTGTGCGTGGAGAGCGATCTGTCCTCGGTCCTCCAGAGAAGCTCCGCCTCCTCGCACCATCATCCAAATCACCATGGCTACGGTGCACAGGGCCAGGTGAGTTTGACTTGCCGCCACCCACGCCCACCGCCACCACTGACATGCGCTGCGTGTCACAGGTGTCCACGCTGGCGCCGGTGTTGGACTACAGCAGCGAGATGGACcgctaccgctcgtccatcgccAGCTTCTACAAGACCAACGTTAACATGGATGTCACCAGCTTCCCGCCGTCCGCCAAGCTGGCGGCCCGATTGGCAGCGGCTGCCCCCATCTTCCCCCCTGCAGCCACCAGACTGGGCGCCATGGCGGCAGCGCCCTGGGGTTGCCACGACAACATGAACCATCCGGCGGCAGTCTTCTGGGGCCGGCCTAAGCCCGCCGCCAcgcatcaccaccaccaccacccaacTCCAACCACACCTTCAGGTCACATGACCCCTTCACACCCCCATAGCAGTGTCATGCACCAGGGCAGCGGTGCACCAGGTGCGGTGGGCGGTGGACGGCCCGACGAGGGTGGACGGACAGAAAAACATTCACTTCCTGTTGCTCAAACACCCCACCACCACCCTATGGCGCCGAGCAATGGGAACTTCCCGCCGGGCTATGGAGGAGGGGCTGACTGTGGCATCAACAAGCAAGGACATGCCCACCAAGATGTGATGGGCCTGTCAGAGGGAGGGAGCTGCAATGGGGGAGGGGTTCTCGGAAGCAGCTTCTTAGGGGGCCTGGGCTTACCCCCGGGTGTCATTGTCATGGCGATGGGGTCAGCCGGGGGTGGGATTTCAGACGCCAGCAGCGCTTTCCAGATGACGGGCAGCCAGCGAGTGCCGGTGGACTGCC includes these proteins:
- the LOC133661909 gene encoding uncharacterized protein LOC133661909, with amino-acid sequence MSGMTSGVCVESDLSSVLQRSSASSHHHPNHHGYGAQGQVSTLAPVLDYSSEMDRYRSSIASFYKTNVNMDVTSFPPSAKLAARLAAAAPIFPPAATRLGAMAAAPWGCHDNMNHPAAVFWGRPKPAATHHHHHHPTPTTPSGHMTPSHPHSSVMHQGSGAPGAVGGGRPDEGGRTEKHSLPVAQTPHHHPMAPSNGNFPPGYGGGADCGINKQGHAHQDVMGLSEGGSCNGGGVLGSSFLGGLGLPPGVIVMAMGSAGGGISDASSAFQMTGSQRVPVDCQQHANTSPCPASTSPSGVTAGGVVLSSSSGAAAKRKRKRCGVCGPCRRLINCGVCSSCRNRKTGHQICKFRKCEELKKKPGGGGGGALERPPSVPTGEAFRWFF